From Haloarcula sp. CBA1127, a single genomic window includes:
- a CDS encoding V-type ATP synthase subunit I — MLRPEKMCRVSVTGSKRAMEQTIEAVHDLDMLHVTEYDGSWDGFEPGNSLDGTNEVSDKLVTVRSLQSILGVSEEDAGPTRVVTDEAIEEQLDEVRTAVNELDDRRDEVRDELRAVEDQINTMAPFVALGIDLDLLRGYDSLSVVVGEGDSDEIEAVLADSDVGTFELFTEDSVVAVFAQAEEDDLQDALVGATFSRLEVPEGDGDPTAYLEELEHEKQQLESKLSTVEDELNELRLDHAGFLLAAEEKLAIEAQKGEAPLTFATTENAFIAEGWIPNERYEAFERALSSAVGDAVDIDRIEIAEYDSEGHAESHEEVEREGGNGGEPVGSSVDAPEPESESQPQETVADGGVITMGDDAPPVIQDNPSGVRPFEDLVEVVNRPKYGEFDPTVAFFLTFPAFFGFMIGDVGYGLLYLALGYGLYSAVDSDVLKSLGGVGMWAGGFTMLFGLLYGEIFGLHTISNVVWPALGFEGAPFHKGLQPAYGEYAIGWLTLSLLAGMLHLAVGWTFDFIENLNHGLWDAVTESGSWLLMLFGLWAWVFSGAAGSAPDFLYTAEEGIFAGNPFPLGFAGLPAIDLFSVGGFPISAWLLVFFAGLVLLALADPIEVVEFLNVFVNVLSYTRLAAVLLAKAGMAFVVNLLFFGVFVTDDGAWHFGISHAPSYYLEEGVYHGHEVTEVMFGGLMHSGIAGLVGGLLVLVLGHLLVLVLGITSAGLQGVRLEYVEFFGKFFEGGGKRYNPFGYERAYTTDD; from the coding sequence ATGCTCAGACCTGAGAAGATGTGCCGCGTCTCGGTGACGGGGTCGAAACGCGCGATGGAGCAGACTATCGAGGCCGTCCACGACCTCGATATGCTCCACGTCACCGAGTACGACGGCTCCTGGGACGGATTCGAACCCGGGAACTCGCTCGACGGAACCAACGAGGTCTCGGACAAGCTCGTCACGGTCCGCTCACTGCAGTCCATTCTGGGTGTCAGTGAAGAGGACGCCGGTCCGACGCGGGTCGTCACAGACGAGGCGATTGAGGAGCAACTCGATGAGGTTCGGACGGCAGTCAACGAACTCGACGACCGGCGCGACGAGGTCCGTGACGAACTCCGGGCCGTCGAGGACCAGATCAACACGATGGCGCCGTTCGTTGCGCTGGGCATAGATCTCGACCTGCTCCGTGGCTACGACTCGCTGTCAGTCGTCGTCGGCGAGGGCGACAGCGACGAGATCGAGGCTGTCCTCGCAGATAGCGATGTCGGGACGTTCGAGCTGTTCACTGAGGACAGCGTCGTCGCCGTGTTCGCACAGGCCGAAGAAGACGACCTGCAGGACGCACTGGTTGGGGCGACGTTCTCCCGACTCGAAGTCCCCGAGGGTGACGGCGACCCGACGGCGTATCTCGAAGAGCTGGAACACGAGAAACAACAGCTCGAATCGAAGCTCTCGACTGTTGAGGACGAACTCAACGAACTCCGCCTCGACCACGCCGGATTCCTGCTTGCGGCCGAGGAGAAACTGGCTATCGAGGCCCAGAAGGGCGAAGCGCCACTCACCTTCGCAACGACGGAAAACGCCTTCATCGCTGAGGGCTGGATTCCGAACGAGCGCTACGAGGCATTCGAGCGGGCTCTTTCGAGCGCTGTCGGCGATGCTGTCGACATCGACCGGATCGAAATCGCCGAGTACGACAGCGAGGGGCACGCAGAGTCCCACGAGGAAGTCGAGCGGGAAGGCGGCAACGGCGGCGAACCCGTCGGCAGTTCCGTCGATGCTCCCGAGCCGGAGAGCGAGAGCCAACCGCAGGAAACCGTCGCTGACGGTGGCGTCATCACGATGGGTGACGACGCGCCGCCCGTCATTCAGGATAACCCGAGCGGCGTCCGACCCTTCGAGGACCTCGTCGAGGTCGTCAACCGGCCGAAATACGGTGAGTTCGACCCGACGGTTGCCTTCTTCCTGACGTTCCCGGCCTTCTTCGGGTTCATGATCGGTGACGTCGGGTATGGACTGCTGTACCTCGCGCTTGGCTACGGGCTGTACTCAGCGGTTGACAGCGATGTGCTGAAAAGTCTCGGGGGCGTCGGAATGTGGGCCGGTGGATTCACGATGCTGTTTGGGCTGCTGTACGGCGAGATCTTCGGCCTGCACACAATCTCGAACGTCGTGTGGCCTGCCCTCGGGTTCGAAGGAGCGCCGTTCCACAAGGGACTGCAGCCGGCGTACGGCGAGTACGCTATCGGATGGCTGACGCTGAGCCTCCTGGCCGGGATGCTCCACCTCGCTGTGGGGTGGACGTTCGACTTCATCGAGAACCTGAACCACGGCCTCTGGGACGCTGTCACCGAGAGCGGCTCCTGGCTCCTGATGCTGTTTGGCCTCTGGGCCTGGGTGTTCTCCGGCGCAGCGGGCTCGGCACCGGACTTCCTCTACACCGCTGAGGAAGGCATCTTTGCTGGGAACCCGTTCCCGCTCGGCTTCGCCGGGCTCCCGGCTATCGACCTGTTCAGTGTCGGTGGGTTCCCGATATCAGCGTGGTTGCTGGTGTTTTTCGCCGGCCTCGTGTTGCTGGCGCTCGCTGACCCCATCGAAGTCGTCGAGTTCCTCAACGTGTTCGTGAACGTGCTATCGTACACGCGACTGGCAGCAGTGCTCCTGGCGAAGGCCGGGATGGCCTTCGTGGTCAATCTGCTGTTCTTCGGTGTGTTCGTCACGGACGACGGAGCGTGGCACTTCGGTATCAGTCACGCACCGAGCTACTACCTCGAAGAAGGCGTCTACCACGGCCACGAAGTCACAGAGGTCATGTTCGGTGGCCTGATGCACTCGGGCATTGCTGGTCTTGTCGGAGGACTGCTCGTCCTTGTGCTGGGGCACCTCCTCGTCCTCGTACTGGGTATCACCAGTGCCGGACTACAGGGTGTGCGTCTCGAATACGTGGAGTTCTTCGGCAAGTTCTTCGAGGGCGGCGGCAAGCGGTACAACCCGTTCGGCTACGAGCGGGCCTACACCACTGACGACTGA
- a CDS encoding ATP synthase subunit A, whose translation MSQATDTDVREDGIIESVSGPVVTARDLDARMNDVVYVGSEGLMGEVIEIEGNITTIQVYEETSGVSPGEPVEGTGSPLSVDLGPGMLDAIYDGVQRPLDVLEEKMGSAFLDRGVDAPGIDLEKTWEFTPEVEEGDEVEAGDIVGTVPETPSIDHKVMVPPDSEGGEVVAIESGNFNVEETVVELDNGEEIQMHQEWPVRQQRPTVEKETPTEPLISGQRVLDGLFPIAKGGTAAIPGPFGSGKTVTQHQLAKWADADIVVYVGCGERGNEMTEVIEDFPELEDPTTGNALMDRTCLIANTSNMPVAARESCVYTGITIAEYFRDMGYDVALMADSTSRWAEAMREISSRLEEMPGEEGYPAYLSARLSEFYERAGYFENINGTEGSVSVIGAVSPPGGDFSEPVTQNTLRIVKTFWALDADLAERRHFPSINWNESYSLYRDQLDPWFEDNVRADWPETRQWAIDTLDEEAELQEIVQLVGKDALPEDQQLTLEIARYLREAWLQQNAFHDVDTFCEPEKTYRIMDAAKTYNDAAFEALDAGVPVEEITDIDAAPRLNRIGVQEDYNEYIDDLEDDIESQLRELY comes from the coding sequence ATGAGTCAAGCAACAGACACAGACGTCCGCGAGGACGGCATTATCGAAAGCGTCTCGGGACCGGTCGTAACGGCTCGGGACCTCGACGCCCGGATGAACGACGTCGTTTACGTCGGCTCGGAAGGGCTGATGGGCGAGGTCATCGAGATCGAAGGAAACATCACCACGATTCAGGTGTACGAGGAGACCTCCGGTGTCTCCCCCGGCGAACCCGTCGAAGGGACGGGCTCGCCGCTCTCCGTGGACCTCGGGCCGGGTATGCTCGACGCCATCTACGATGGTGTCCAGCGCCCGCTCGACGTGCTCGAAGAGAAGATGGGGTCGGCGTTCCTCGACCGCGGTGTCGACGCGCCGGGCATCGACCTGGAGAAGACCTGGGAGTTCACCCCTGAAGTCGAGGAAGGCGACGAGGTCGAGGCCGGCGATATCGTCGGCACCGTCCCCGAAACGCCGAGTATCGACCACAAGGTGATGGTCCCGCCCGACTCCGAGGGTGGCGAGGTCGTCGCCATCGAATCGGGCAACTTCAACGTCGAAGAGACCGTCGTCGAACTGGACAACGGCGAAGAGATCCAGATGCACCAAGAGTGGCCGGTGCGCCAGCAGCGGCCGACCGTCGAGAAAGAGACGCCGACGGAACCGCTCATCTCCGGCCAGCGTGTGCTTGACGGCCTGTTCCCGATTGCGAAAGGCGGGACGGCCGCCATTCCCGGGCCCTTCGGCTCCGGGAAGACGGTCACCCAGCACCAGCTCGCCAAGTGGGCCGACGCAGACATCGTCGTCTACGTCGGCTGTGGCGAGCGTGGCAACGAGATGACTGAGGTCATTGAGGACTTCCCGGAACTCGAGGACCCGACCACCGGCAACGCGCTGATGGACCGGACCTGCCTCATCGCCAACACGTCGAATATGCCCGTCGCGGCACGCGAATCCTGCGTGTACACGGGGATTACCATCGCGGAGTACTTCCGCGACATGGGGTACGACGTGGCGCTGATGGCCGACTCCACCTCCCGGTGGGCCGAGGCCATGCGTGAGATTTCGTCCCGACTCGAAGAGATGCCGGGTGAGGAGGGGTACCCCGCGTACCTCTCCGCTCGCCTGAGCGAGTTCTACGAACGCGCCGGGTACTTCGAGAACATCAACGGCACCGAGGGCTCCGTCTCAGTTATCGGGGCCGTCTCACCGCCGGGCGGGGACTTCTCCGAGCCGGTCACCCAGAACACGCTGCGTATCGTCAAGACGTTCTGGGCGCTTGACGCGGACCTGGCCGAACGCCGGCACTTCCCCTCTATCAACTGGAACGAGTCGTACTCGCTGTATCGCGACCAGCTCGACCCGTGGTTCGAGGACAACGTCCGAGCCGACTGGCCGGAGACGCGCCAGTGGGCTATCGACACGCTGGACGAGGAAGCGGAACTGCAGGAGATTGTCCAGCTCGTCGGGAAGGACGCGCTGCCGGAAGACCAGCAGCTGACGCTCGAGATCGCCCGCTACCTGCGCGAGGCGTGGCTCCAGCAGAACGCCTTCCACGACGTGGACACGTTCTGTGAGCCCGAGAAGACCTACCGCATCATGGACGCCGCCAAGACGTACAACGATGCGGCCTTCGAGGCGCTGGATGCCGGTGTCCCCGTCGAGGAGATCACCGACATCGACGCCGCGCCGCGGCTCAACCGTATCGGCGTGCAGGAAGACTACAACGAGTACATCGACGACCTCGAAGACGACATCGAGTCTCAACTGCGGGAGCTGTACTAA
- a CDS encoding V-type ATP synthase subunit D: MAKDVKPTRKNLMQIEDRIELSERGHDTLEKKRDGLIMEFMDILDQAQDVREDLDGSYERAQRAINMARAMEGDVAVRGAAAALKEHPELTTQSKNIMGVVVPQIESSKVRKSLDERGYGVMGTSARIDEAAEAYEELLENIILAAEVETAMKKMLEEIETTKRRVNALEFKLLPDLYDNQEYIEQKLEEQEREEIFRMKKIKAKKEEEEDALAAEEEAQEEPEAVTADD, encoded by the coding sequence ATGGCTAAGGACGTCAAACCCACGCGCAAGAATCTGATGCAGATCGAGGACCGCATCGAGCTGTCCGAGCGTGGGCACGACACGCTGGAGAAGAAGCGTGACGGCCTCATCATGGAGTTCATGGACATACTGGACCAGGCGCAGGACGTCCGTGAAGACCTCGACGGTTCCTACGAACGGGCCCAGCGCGCGATCAATATGGCCCGGGCGATGGAAGGCGACGTGGCCGTCCGCGGAGCCGCCGCAGCACTGAAAGAACACCCCGAACTGACGACCCAGTCCAAGAACATCATGGGCGTCGTTGTCCCGCAAATCGAGTCCAGCAAGGTTCGAAAGTCACTGGACGAACGCGGCTACGGCGTCATGGGGACCTCGGCTCGCATCGACGAGGCTGCCGAGGCCTACGAGGAACTGCTCGAAAACATCATCCTCGCCGCCGAAGTTGAGACGGCGATGAAGAAGATGCTCGAAGAGATCGAGACAACGAAACGCCGCGTCAACGCCCTCGAATTCAAGCTCCTGCCCGACCTCTACGACAACCAGGAGTACATTGAGCAGAAACTCGAAGAGCAGGAGCGCGAGGAGATCTTCCGCATGAAGAAGATCAAAGCCAAGAAGGAAGAAGAAGAGGACGCGCTCGCGGCCGAAGAGGAAGCACAAGAAGAGCCCGAAGCAGTCACTGCTGACGACTGA
- a CDS encoding V-type ATP synthase subunit C: MSSRTGTSGQGSNYEYVIARVRARSASLFDDDDYRKLVRMGTGEIARFMEETEYETEMNALGSRYDGVDLVEYALNRNLAKHFDDLLRWSEGALYDYIARYLRKFDVWNVKTVIRGLYSDAERTEVEDDLIRAGEFSDRRIEDLLNAGSIEEVVEQLDDTIFGDTLAEAFDVYEESGVLVPLENALDRAFYETLLSGLPDNPEIDSPTGLYVEFLETEVDFRNLRNALRLARSGADIDPSEYFIEGGQLFDAQEVAQLSTNLDQLVSAVRESKYGDDLDQALSALEEADNLIDFERALDAALLEYADRLSNRYPLSVCPVLSYVLAKEREVDNIRAIARGREAGLGPDEIEQELVIL, encoded by the coding sequence ATGAGTTCGCGAACGGGAACGAGCGGCCAGGGAAGCAACTACGAGTACGTCATCGCACGGGTTCGTGCCCGCAGCGCATCCCTGTTCGACGATGACGACTACCGGAAGCTGGTCCGCATGGGGACGGGCGAAATCGCCCGCTTCATGGAGGAAACGGAGTACGAGACCGAAATGAACGCGCTCGGCTCCCGGTACGACGGCGTCGACCTCGTCGAGTACGCGCTGAACCGCAACCTCGCGAAACACTTCGACGACCTGCTTCGCTGGTCTGAGGGCGCGCTGTACGACTATATTGCCCGTTACCTGCGGAAATTCGATGTGTGGAACGTCAAAACGGTCATCCGTGGGCTCTACTCGGACGCGGAGCGGACCGAGGTCGAGGACGACCTCATCCGGGCCGGCGAGTTCAGCGACCGACGTATCGAGGACCTGCTGAACGCCGGCTCTATCGAGGAGGTCGTCGAGCAGCTTGACGACACCATCTTCGGTGACACGCTGGCCGAAGCGTTCGACGTATACGAGGAAAGCGGCGTTCTCGTGCCGCTGGAGAACGCGCTCGACCGCGCGTTCTACGAAACGCTGCTGTCGGGGCTTCCGGACAATCCAGAGATAGACAGTCCGACCGGGCTGTACGTGGAGTTCTTGGAGACGGAAGTCGACTTCCGAAACCTCCGGAACGCGCTCCGGCTGGCCCGAAGTGGCGCGGACATCGACCCCTCGGAGTACTTCATCGAGGGCGGACAGCTGTTCGACGCACAGGAGGTCGCACAGCTGTCGACGAACCTCGACCAGCTGGTCAGCGCCGTCCGCGAGAGCAAATACGGCGACGACCTCGACCAGGCGCTGTCGGCGCTTGAAGAAGCCGACAACCTCATCGACTTCGAGCGGGCGCTGGACGCGGCACTGCTCGAATACGCCGACCGGCTCTCGAACCGCTACCCGCTGTCGGTCTGTCCGGTGCTGTCCTATGTCCTCGCCAAGGAACGCGAGGTCGACAACATCCGGGCCATCGCCCGCGGTCGCGAGGCCGGCCTCGGCCCCGACGAAATCGAACAGGAGCTGGTGATACTATGA
- a CDS encoding V-type ATP synthase subunit F: MSQEIAVIGSPEFTTGFRLAGVRKFADVPSDEKDEQLDDAVEEMLNDDDVGIVVMHDDDLSHLSRGVRQDAETSVEPVMVTLGGGTGSGGLREQIKRAIGIDLMDED, encoded by the coding sequence ATGAGCCAGGAGATCGCTGTCATCGGAAGCCCGGAGTTCACGACGGGCTTTCGGCTAGCTGGCGTCCGCAAGTTCGCGGACGTGCCTTCCGACGAGAAAGACGAGCAGCTCGACGACGCCGTCGAGGAGATGCTCAACGACGACGACGTCGGTATCGTCGTGATGCACGACGACGACCTGTCGCATCTCTCACGCGGTGTCAGACAGGACGCGGAGACGAGTGTCGAGCCAGTGATGGTCACGCTCGGCGGCGGCACTGGGAGCGGCGGACTGCGTGAACAGATCAAGCGAGCCATCGGTATCGACCTGATGGACGAGGACTAA
- a CDS encoding ATP synthase subunit B translates to MKEYQTITEISGPLVFVETDEPVGYDDIVEIELSDGETRRGQVLESASDYVAIQVFEGTEGIDRDASVRFLGETMKMPVTEDLLGRVMDGTGQPIDGGPEIVPDERRDIVGEAINPFSREYPEEFIQTGVSAIDGMNTLVRGQKLPIFSASGLPHNDLALQIARQATVPEEEDGEDDEGSEFAVIFGAMGITAEEANEFMDDFERTGALERSVVFMNLADDPAVERTITPRLALTTAEYLAFEKDYHVLVILTDMTNYCEALREIGAAREEVPGRRGYPGYMYTDLAQLYERAGRIEGREGSVTQLPILTMPGDDDTHPIPDLTGYITEGQIYIDRDLNSQGIQPPINVLPSLSRLMDDGIGEGLTRADHADVKDQIFAAYAEGEDLRDLVNIVGREALSELDNKYLDFADRFEEEFVDQGTDTARSIDETLELGWDLLSMLPKDALNRIDEDLIEEHYREDETAETVEA, encoded by the coding sequence ATGAAAGAGTATCAGACAATCACGGAGATCAGCGGACCGCTGGTGTTCGTCGAGACCGACGAACCGGTCGGCTACGACGACATCGTCGAAATCGAGCTCAGCGACGGCGAGACCCGCCGTGGCCAGGTGCTCGAATCCGCGAGCGACTACGTCGCCATTCAGGTGTTCGAGGGGACCGAAGGTATCGACCGCGATGCCTCGGTTCGCTTCCTCGGCGAGACGATGAAGATGCCCGTTACCGAGGACCTCCTCGGGCGGGTCATGGACGGGACCGGCCAGCCGATCGACGGCGGCCCGGAGATCGTCCCTGACGAACGCCGTGACATCGTCGGTGAGGCAATCAACCCGTTCTCCCGGGAGTACCCTGAGGAGTTCATCCAGACAGGCGTCTCGGCTATCGACGGCATGAACACACTCGTCCGCGGCCAGAAGCTGCCGATCTTCTCCGCCTCCGGCCTGCCACACAACGACCTGGCGCTCCAGATTGCGCGACAGGCGACGGTGCCGGAAGAGGAGGACGGTGAAGACGACGAGGGCTCGGAGTTCGCAGTCATCTTCGGTGCGATGGGTATCACAGCCGAAGAGGCAAACGAGTTCATGGACGACTTCGAGCGCACCGGCGCGCTGGAACGCTCCGTCGTCTTCATGAACCTCGCGGATGACCCGGCCGTCGAGCGGACGATTACGCCGCGGCTGGCGCTGACCACCGCCGAGTACCTCGCCTTCGAGAAGGACTATCACGTGCTGGTCATTCTGACGGACATGACCAACTACTGTGAGGCACTGCGTGAGATCGGTGCCGCGCGTGAGGAGGTCCCGGGCCGGCGTGGCTACCCCGGATACATGTACACTGACCTGGCACAGCTCTACGAGCGTGCCGGTCGGATCGAGGGCCGCGAGGGCTCCGTGACCCAGCTCCCGATCCTGACGATGCCGGGCGACGACGACACGCACCCGATTCCGGATCTGACCGGCTACATTACCGAAGGCCAGATCTACATCGACCGCGACCTCAACAGTCAGGGCATCCAGCCGCCGATCAATGTCCTGCCAAGCCTGTCGCGGCTGATGGACGACGGTATCGGCGAGGGACTCACCCGCGCTGACCATGCCGACGTGAAAGACCAGATCTTCGCCGCGTACGCGGAAGGTGAGGACCTGCGCGACCTCGTGAACATCGTCGGCCGCGAGGCGCTGTCGGAACTGGACAACAAGTATCTGGACTTCGCCGACCGCTTCGAGGAGGAGTTCGTCGACCAGGGGACCGACACGGCCCGCAGCATCGACGAGACGCTTGAACTCGGCTGGGACCTGCTCTCGATGCTTCCGAAAGATGCGCTGAACCGCATCGACGAGGACCTCATCGAGGAGCACTACCGCGAGGACGAGACCGCCGAAACCGTCGAGGCCTGA
- a CDS encoding V-type ATP synthase subunit E: protein MSLQTVVEDIRDEARARAQEISDAADERAEEIIADAEADADQIREEREAEVERTIEQEREQRLSSAKLEAKQARLNARRDILEDVHGDVEDALAALEGDRREELTRALLDAAVDEFDDSDELSVYGRASDQSLLEDVLDDYDGATYAGERDCLGGVVVESGESRVRVNNTFDSILEDVWEDNLKAISDRLFEDQ from the coding sequence ATGAGCCTTCAAACAGTCGTAGAGGACATCCGCGACGAGGCCCGCGCGCGTGCTCAGGAGATTAGCGACGCGGCCGACGAACGTGCCGAGGAGATAATCGCTGACGCCGAGGCTGACGCCGACCAGATCCGCGAGGAACGCGAGGCCGAGGTCGAGCGGACCATCGAGCAGGAGCGAGAGCAGCGACTCTCCTCCGCAAAGCTCGAGGCCAAACAGGCTCGACTCAACGCCCGGCGTGACATCCTCGAAGACGTTCACGGCGACGTTGAGGACGCGCTTGCGGCCCTCGAAGGGGACCGACGAGAGGAACTGACACGCGCACTGCTTGACGCCGCTGTCGATGAATTCGACGACAGCGACGAGCTGTCGGTGTACGGCCGTGCGTCGGACCAGTCGCTTCTCGAGGATGTACTCGATGACTACGACGGCGCGACCTACGCCGGTGAGCGGGACTGCCTCGGCGGTGTCGTCGTCGAGAGCGGCGAGTCACGAGTTCGTGTGAACAACACGTTCGATTCCATCCTTGAGGACGTCTGGGAGGACAACCTGAAAGCAATCAGCGACCGCCTGTTCGAAGACCAATGA
- a CDS encoding bacteriorhodopsin gives MPEPGSEAIWLWLGTAGMFLGMLYFIARGWGETDSRRQKFYIATILITAIAFVNYLAMALGFGLTFIEFGGEQHPIYWARYTDWLFTTPLLLYDLGLLAGADRNTIYSLVSLDVLMIGTGVVATLSAGSGVLSAGAERLVWWGISTAFLLVLLYFLFASLSGRVADLPSDTRSTFKTLRNLVTVVWLVYPVWWLVGSEGLGLVGIGIETAGFMVIDLVAKVGFGIILLRSHGVLDGAADTTGTGATPADD, from the coding sequence ATGCCAGAACCAGGGAGTGAAGCAATATGGCTGTGGTTAGGTACAGCGGGCATGTTCCTCGGCATGCTATACTTCATCGCGCGCGGCTGGGGTGAAACCGACAGCCGGCGTCAGAAGTTCTACATCGCGACAATACTGATCACGGCAATCGCGTTCGTGAATTACCTCGCAATGGCGCTTGGCTTCGGCCTGACGTTCATCGAGTTCGGCGGCGAACAACACCCCATCTACTGGGCGCGATACACCGACTGGCTGTTCACGACGCCGTTGCTCCTGTATGACCTCGGACTGCTCGCAGGTGCAGACCGCAACACCATTTACTCGCTCGTCAGCCTCGACGTGCTGATGATCGGTACCGGTGTGGTCGCGACGCTGAGCGCAGGGAGCGGCGTGCTGTCGGCTGGCGCGGAACGGCTGGTCTGGTGGGGTATCAGCACCGCCTTCCTGCTGGTCCTGCTGTACTTCCTGTTTGCCTCGCTGTCCGGTCGGGTCGCAGACCTGCCCAGTGACACGCGTAGCACCTTCAAGACGCTACGCAACCTCGTGACGGTCGTGTGGCTGGTCTACCCGGTCTGGTGGCTCGTCGGCAGTGAAGGACTCGGCCTTGTCGGTATCGGAATCGAGACGGCCGGCTTCATGGTCATCGACCTCGTCGCGAAGGTCGGGTTCGGTATCATCCTGCTCCGGAGCCACGGCGTGCTCGACGGCGCGGCCGACACGACCGGAACTGGCGCAACGCCTGCAGACGACTAA
- a CDS encoding methyltransferase domain-containing protein codes for MGVLENKARARTFYKYLSKVYDQINPFIWDERMRDEAIAMLDLSPDDKVLDVGCGTGFATEGLLEHVDTVYGLDQSPHQLSKAFEKFGKFGDVRYHLGDAERLPFKDDSFDAVWSSGSIEYWPNPVDALAECRRLTKPGGKVLIVGPDYPNSSVFQKMADAIMLFYDEEEADRMFTEAGYEDFEHHIQQSRPGSPRAITTIAEVPE; via the coding sequence ATGGGAGTCCTCGAGAACAAGGCCCGCGCGCGGACGTTCTACAAGTATCTCTCGAAGGTGTACGACCAGATCAACCCCTTCATCTGGGACGAACGGATGCGCGACGAGGCGATCGCAATGCTCGACCTTTCGCCCGACGACAAGGTCCTCGATGTCGGCTGTGGCACCGGCTTCGCCACTGAGGGGCTGCTCGAACACGTCGATACGGTGTACGGGCTCGACCAGAGCCCCCACCAGCTCTCGAAAGCCTTCGAGAAGTTCGGGAAGTTCGGTGACGTACGCTACCACCTCGGTGACGCCGAACGACTCCCGTTCAAGGATGACAGTTTCGACGCGGTGTGGTCCTCGGGGTCTATTGAGTACTGGCCCAACCCCGTCGACGCGCTTGCTGAGTGCCGCCGACTGACCAAACCCGGTGGCAAGGTCCTCATCGTCGGCCCCGACTACCCGAACTCAAGTGTCTTCCAGAAGATGGCCGATGCCATCATGCTGTTTTACGACGAGGAGGAAGCCGACCGGATGTTCACTGAGGCCGGGTACGAGGACTTCGAACATCACATTCAACAGTCCCGGCCGGGCAGTCCGCGTGCGATCACAACGATTGCAGAAGTCCCCGAGTAA
- a CDS encoding F0F1 ATP synthase subunit C: MIETIALVVNAVLQEGGAAAPAIPGEAAAALAVGLAALGSGYAERGIGAAAVGAIAEDESMFGRGLILTVLPETLVILALVVVFILG, encoded by the coding sequence ATGATAGAAACTATCGCACTCGTTGTCAACGCTGTACTGCAAGAAGGTGGCGCCGCTGCCCCGGCCATCCCGGGAGAAGCTGCTGCAGCCCTCGCTGTCGGGCTGGCTGCGCTCGGTTCGGGGTATGCGGAGCGTGGGATCGGGGCCGCCGCCGTCGGCGCAATCGCAGAAGACGAGAGCATGTTCGGCCGTGGGCTCATCCTGACAGTCCTGCCGGAAACGCTCGTCATTCTCGCGCTGGTCGTCGTCTTCATCCTCGGGTAA
- the ahaH gene encoding ATP synthase archaeal subunit H: MPRPEVLDRIQEAEQEADEIVEEAEQDREDRIAEAREEADEIRDSAREEAEAAAEDRLEAAREEIEAEREQIIEDGESARDDLEQQASEQIDEVVEYVTDLFEEAVHAQT; encoded by the coding sequence ATGCCACGGCCAGAAGTTCTTGACAGGATACAGGAGGCCGAGCAGGAGGCCGACGAGATCGTCGAAGAGGCCGAACAAGACCGCGAAGACCGCATCGCGGAGGCTCGCGAGGAGGCTGACGAGATCCGCGACTCTGCGCGGGAAGAGGCCGAGGCGGCCGCAGAGGATCGTCTCGAAGCGGCTCGCGAAGAGATCGAGGCCGAACGCGAGCAAATCATCGAAGACGGTGAGAGCGCTCGCGACGACCTCGAACAGCAGGCAAGTGAACAGATCGACGAGGTAGTCGAATACGTCACAGACCTGTTCGAGGAGGCGGTGCATGCTCAGACCTGA